A stretch of Panthera tigris isolate Pti1 chromosome E2, P.tigris_Pti1_mat1.1, whole genome shotgun sequence DNA encodes these proteins:
- the KCTD15 gene encoding BTB/POZ domain-containing protein KCTD15 — translation MPHRKERPSGSSLHAHGSASTAEGGSMSRLSLTRSPVSPLAAQGIPLPAQLTKSNAPVHIDVGGHMYTSSLATLTKYPDSRISRLFNGTEPIVLDSLKQHYFIDRDGEIFRYVLSFLRTSKLLLPDDFKDFSLLYEEARYYQLQPMVRELERWQQEQEQRRRSRACDCLVVRVTPDLGERIALSGEKALIEEVFPETGDVMCNSVNAGWNQDPTHVIRFPLNGYCRLNSVQVLERLFQRGFSVAASCGGGVDSSQFSEYVLCREERRPQPTPTAVRIKQEPLD, via the exons GAGGGAGGAAGCATGTCCCGGTTGTCTCTTACCCGGTCGCCCGTGTCTCCCCTGGCCGCCCAGGGGATCCCACTGCCAGCCCAGCTCACCAAGTCCAACGCACCCGTGCACATCGATGTGGGTGGCCACATGTACACCAGCAGCCTGGCCACGCTCACCAAGTACCCTGACTCCAG aataaGCCGCCTCTTCAATGGCACTGAACCCATCGTCCTGGACAGTTTAAAGCAACATTATTTCATCGACCGGGATGGGGAGATTTTCCGCTATGTCCTGAGCTTCCTGCGGACGTCAAAACTGCTGCTCCCGGATGACTTCAAG GACTTCAGCCTGCTCTACGAGGAGGCGCGGTACTACCAGCTGCAGCCCATGGTGCGCGAGCTGGAGCGCTggcagcaggagcaggagcagcgGCGCCGCAGCCGCGCCTGTGACTGCCTGGTGGTGCGGGTCACGCCGGACTTGGGTGAGCGGATCGCGCTCAGTGGCGAGAAGGCCCTCATCGAGGAGGTTTTCCCCGAGACCGGGGACGTCATGTGCAACTCTGTCAACGCCGGCTGGAACCAGGACCCCACGCACGTCATCCGCTTCCCGCTCAACGGCTACTGCCGGCTCAACTCCGTGCAG GTCCTGGAGAGGCTGTTTCAGAGGGGCTTTAGCGTGGCTGCATCCTGTGGGGGTGGCGTGGACTCCTCCCAGTTCAGCGAGTACGTGCTTTGCCGTGAGGAGCGGCGACCGCAGCCCACCCCTACTGCGGTCCGGATAAAGCAGGAGCCCCTGGACTAG